A single Methanocaldococcus bathoardescens DNA region contains:
- a CDS encoding precorrin-2 dehydrogenase/sirohydrochlorin ferrochelatase family protein: MLPVLLSFEGKKVAVFGCGSVGKRRAKKILKSGGIVDIYSKEFDEEIKKLKENNKNLNLIEIDINQLSDKELKNIIMTYDFIITAINDEINKRIVKLAKELNKFVNSSTKTEGVNFIIPAYTEVDEVIFSIYTKGKSPLIAKHIRIFVENYLKSTDINMMAYMREFLKETIPKQRDREKILKKIFENEKFREELKRLIEKWENDNTKS, from the coding sequence TTGCTTCCTGTTTTGTTATCTTTTGAAGGAAAAAAAGTTGCAGTATTTGGTTGTGGAAGTGTAGGAAAGAGAAGGGCTAAGAAAATATTAAAAAGTGGGGGAATTGTTGATATTTACTCTAAGGAATTTGATGAAGAAATAAAAAAATTAAAAGAAAATAACAAAAACCTAAATTTAATTGAAATTGATATTAATCAGTTGAGTGATAAAGAGCTAAAAAATATTATAATGACGTATGATTTTATAATTACAGCTATCAACGATGAAATTAATAAGAGGATAGTTAAGTTAGCTAAAGAGCTAAATAAATTTGTAAATTCTTCAACAAAGACAGAAGGAGTTAATTTTATCATCCCTGCCTATACAGAAGTTGATGAAGTAATATTTAGCATATACACAAAAGGAAAAAGCCCTTTAATAGCTAAGCATATAAGAATTTTTGTTGAAAACTATCTAAAATCAACTGACATAAATATGATGGCATATATGAGAGAGTTTTTAAAAGAGACAATTCCTAAACAGAGAGACCGAGAAAAAATATTAAAAAAGATTTTTGAAAATGAGAAATTTAGAGAAGAACTAAAAAGATTAATAGAGAAGTGGGAGAATGATAATACTAAAAGCTGA
- a CDS encoding B12-binding domain-containing radical SAM protein, with amino-acid sequence MKALIIDCLASGDGKRILARDVIGAGPRTVKGILQNEGIEAKITPVEDLDIKNVKKYNLIFISAMTSDFKCVKKLVERIRLKTNSKIIVGGPIANDINLLEKIEADISIVGEGEVTIRELIKKDFDAKDVKGTTYWDYDEDELKINPLRKILTDLKLITPSTEIKDYKNYFSARVYVEVVRGCSNFKRPLLLCTNKRCNLCENGTLKCPLNINPGCGFCSVPSVFGYARSRDEEDILKEVKALLEEGVKRIVLSAPDFLDYKRGEKLTNPHFPEPNYEAIESLLSKCKDLADKYNANILIENIKANLFDEKVAEIFSKYLKTPIYIGCESGDKEHCRLLGRPATPDDVLKAVKIAKKYNLKAQVYFIYGLPGENEETAKNTVNFMHKIKPYIDKITVYKFRPLPMSAFQNFKPNITKHSLLIRETANKINLEIKKKYVGKVLEVIISERHFRNKRDAIGYLPDSGLMVVVKDGAKFIGKTKKVKIIKAYEKYLEGKIIGD; translated from the coding sequence ATGAAAGCATTAATTATTGATTGTTTAGCTTCTGGTGATGGAAAAAGGATTTTAGCAAGGGATGTTATTGGAGCTGGGCCGAGAACAGTTAAAGGTATTTTGCAAAATGAAGGAATTGAAGCAAAGATAACCCCTGTAGAGGATTTAGATATTAAAAATGTTAAAAAATACAACCTAATTTTTATTAGTGCAATGACTTCTGACTTTAAATGTGTTAAAAAATTGGTTGAAAGAATTAGATTAAAAACTAACAGTAAAATAATTGTCGGAGGGCCTATAGCTAATGATATAAACCTTTTAGAAAAAATAGAGGCAGATATAAGCATAGTTGGAGAGGGAGAGGTAACAATAAGAGAATTAATAAAGAAGGATTTTGATGCTAAAGATGTTAAAGGAACAACATATTGGGATTATGATGAAGATGAGTTAAAAATAAATCCTCTAAGGAAGATTTTAACTGATTTAAAGTTAATAACCCCATCAACAGAAATTAAAGACTATAAAAATTACTTCTCTGCGAGAGTTTATGTTGAGGTTGTTAGGGGCTGTAGCAATTTTAAAAGACCTCTATTATTATGCACTAACAAAAGATGCAACTTATGTGAAAATGGAACATTAAAATGCCCTCTAAATATAAATCCTGGTTGTGGTTTCTGCTCTGTCCCTTCTGTCTTTGGATATGCAAGAAGTAGAGATGAAGAAGATATACTAAAAGAGGTTAAGGCATTATTAGAGGAAGGAGTTAAAAGAATTGTTTTATCTGCTCCAGATTTTTTAGATTATAAAAGAGGAGAGAAATTAACAAATCCCCACTTCCCAGAGCCAAACTATGAAGCAATTGAATCTTTATTATCAAAGTGTAAAGATTTGGCTGATAAATATAATGCAAACATATTAATTGAGAATATAAAGGCAAATTTGTTTGATGAGAAAGTAGCAGAGATATTTAGCAAATATCTAAAAACCCCAATCTATATTGGTTGTGAGAGTGGAGATAAAGAGCATTGCAGATTATTAGGAAGACCTGCAACACCAGACGATGTCTTAAAAGCTGTTAAAATAGCAAAAAAATATAATTTAAAAGCCCAAGTATATTTTATCTATGGATTACCTGGGGAGAATGAGGAGACTGCAAAAAACACAGTTAATTTTATGCACAAAATTAAACCATATATTGACAAAATAACTGTCTATAAATTTAGGCCTCTACCTATGTCTGCATTTCAAAATTTTAAGCCAAATATTACTAAGCATTCTTTACTAATTAGAGAAACAGCCAATAAAATAAATTTAGAGATAAAGAAAAAATATGTAGGAAAAGTTTTAGAAGTTATAATATCAGAGAGACACTTTAGAAATAAAAGAGATGCTATTGGCTATCTTCCAGATAGCGGATTAATGGTTGTTGTTAAAGATGGAGCTAAATTTATTGGAAAAACAAAGAAAGTTAAAATAATTAAAGCTTATGAAAAGTATTTAGAAGGAAAAATTATAGGTGATTAA
- a CDS encoding IS6 family transposase: protein MKLAIDVIKERIEEKKLFKRNRKSIEVKILAGLLYYLGLSLRKTSLFLSQFESISHESVRVYYHKIKEVLNKPEKTVRRLTAIDETKLKVGDKNIYVWSAIDVESKECLGVYISKTRNYLDTILFVRSILKFCSNKPKILVDGGKWYPWALQKLGLKFERVRFGLRNCIESFFSLLKRRTKAFFNRFPNNSKFDTVISWIKSFMMFYNWILSIT from the coding sequence ATGAAGCTCGCAATAGATGTAATAAAGGAGAGAATCGAAGAGAAGAAGCTTTTTAAGAGGAATAGGAAGTCGATAGAAGTTAAAATCTTAGCAGGGCTTTTATACTACCTCGGGTTATCGTTGAGGAAGACGAGTTTATTTCTCTCCCAATTCGAAAGTATAAGCCACGAGTCAGTTAGAGTTTATTATCACAAGATTAAAGAGGTTTTAAACAAGCCTGAGAAGACTGTAAGAAGGTTAACTGCAATCGACGAGACTAAACTAAAGGTCGGAGATAAGAATATTTACGTATGGTCTGCTATTGACGTTGAATCGAAGGAATGCTTGGGAGTTTATATATCAAAAACAAGAAATTACCTCGATACTATATTATTCGTTAGGAGTATATTAAAATTTTGCTCGAATAAGCCCAAGATTTTAGTCGATGGTGGAAAATGGTATCCGTGGGCATTGCAGAAGTTGGGCTTAAAATTTGAGAGAGTCCGATTCGGATTGAGAAATTGTATAGAAAGCTTCTTCTCACTACTCAAACGAAGAACAAAAGCATTCTTTAATAGATTCCCTAATAATAGTAAGTTCGATACGGTTATTAGTTGGATAAAGAGCTTCATGATGTTCTACAATTGGATACTATCAATAACTTGA
- a CDS encoding biotin--[acetyl-CoA-carboxylase] ligase, translating to MEIIHLSEINSTNDYAKELAKEGKRNFVVLADKQNNGKGRWGRVWYSDEGGLYFSIVLDSKKYNPKVVNLLVPICIIETLKNYVDKELGIKFPNDIMVKVNGSYKKLGGILTELTDDYMIIGIGINVNNQIRNEIREIAISLKEITGKEIDKVEVFNDFLKTFESYLEKLKNKEIDDYEILKKYKKYSITIGKIVKIFLSNNEVITGKVYDIDFDGVILGTEKGIERIPSGICIHVR from the coding sequence ATGGAAATTATACATCTAAGTGAAATCAACTCAACAAACGACTATGCCAAAGAGTTAGCAAAAGAAGGAAAGAGAAACTTTGTTGTTTTAGCTGATAAACAAAATAATGGGAAAGGAAGATGGGGAAGAGTTTGGTATTCTGATGAAGGTGGGCTCTATTTTTCTATAGTTTTAGATTCTAAGAAATATAATCCAAAAGTTGTGAATCTATTAGTCCCTATTTGTATCATTGAGACATTAAAAAACTATGTAGATAAAGAGCTTGGGATAAAGTTTCCAAATGATATAATGGTTAAGGTTAATGGCAGTTATAAAAAACTTGGGGGAATATTGACTGAGCTAACTGATGATTATATGATTATAGGAATTGGAATAAATGTGAATAATCAAATAAGGAATGAGATTAGAGAGATAGCAATCTCTTTAAAAGAAATTACTGGGAAAGAGATTGATAAGGTAGAGGTATTCAATGATTTCCTAAAGACATTTGAAAGTTATTTGGAAAAACTTAAAAATAAAGAGATAGATGATTATGAAATATTAAAAAAGTATAAGAAATACTCAATAACCATTGGGAAGATTGTAAAAATCTTTTTATCAAATAATGAGGTTATTACAGGAAAAGTTTATGATATTGACTTTGATGGTGTTATCTTAGGAACTGAGAAGGGCATTGAGAGAATTCCATCTGGAATTTGCATCCATGTAAGATAA
- a CDS encoding cupin domain-containing protein — protein MITMKIIKSEYDKIKPYITKDGSIIRELMHPNVHGNVKQSLAEAIVPVGSKTLLHKHYKSEEIYYILEGKGLMTLGDEKFEVKKGDTILIPPEIPHKIENIGNVPLKILCCSYPPYSHEDTKIMKK, from the coding sequence ATGATAACCATGAAAATAATAAAAAGTGAATATGACAAAATTAAGCCCTATATTACTAAAGATGGCTCAATAATTAGAGAATTAATGCATCCTAATGTTCATGGAAATGTAAAACAAAGTTTAGCGGAAGCTATAGTTCCAGTAGGTTCTAAAACTTTATTACATAAACATTACAAATCTGAAGAGATATATTATATTTTAGAAGGAAAGGGATTAATGACATTAGGTGATGAGAAATTTGAAGTTAAAAAAGGAGATACTATATTAATTCCTCCTGAAATTCCTCATAAAATTGAAAATATTGGCAATGTTCCTTTAAAGATATTGTGTTGCAGTTATCCTCCATATTCTCATGAAGATACAAAAATAATGAAAAAATAA
- a CDS encoding TIGR00304 family membrane protein, which yields MKPILIFLGIILMFIGFFMITLGIILPSSQEDYKKLKTEKTDENNVEYSGIVMIGPIPIIFGNSPGLMALSVLILILMIIWMFLFTFGIRIK from the coding sequence ATGAAGCCAATATTAATATTTTTAGGAATTATTTTAATGTTTATTGGATTTTTTATGATAACTTTGGGTATTATTTTACCAAGCTCTCAAGAAGATTATAAAAAGCTAAAAACTGAAAAAACTGATGAAAATAATGTTGAATATTCTGGAATTGTAATGATAGGACCTATACCAATAATCTTTGGGAATTCCCCAGGTTTAATGGCACTCTCTGTATTGATACTAATATTAATGATTATCTGGATGTTTTTATTTACTTTTGGAATAAGAATAAAATAA
- the guaB gene encoding IMP dehydrogenase, producing MEARMAYTFDDVLLVPNASWVEPKDTDVSTDLAGLKLNIPIVSAAMDTVTEKEMAIALARLGGLGVIHRNMTIEDQVHQVQTVKKADEVVIKDVITVSPEDTVGEAINVMETYSISGLPVVDNEDKLVGIITHRDVKAIEDKSKKVKDVMTKNVVCAKENIGEEEALELMYANRVERLPIVDDENRLIGIITLRDILKRRKYPQAARDKKGRLLVAAACGPHDFERAKALIEAEVDAIAIDCAHAHNMRVVENVKKFKEMLEGTDIKLIVGNIATKEAAEDLIKAGADVLKVGIGPGSICTTRVVAGVGVPQLTAVAEVADVAKEHGVPVIADGGIRYSGDIAKAIAAGADAVMLGSLLAGTDEAPGKLMVINGRKYKQYRGMGSLGAMTGGVGAGADRYFQSSSKSHMKHVKLVPEGVEGAVPYKGAVSEVIFQLIGGLRASMGYCGAKNLKEMQEKARFVIITPSGQVESHPHDIIITNEAPNYPLGK from the coding sequence ATGGAAGCAAGGATGGCATATACATTTGATGATGTTTTATTAGTTCCAAATGCATCATGGGTTGAGCCAAAGGATACTGACGTTTCTACAGATTTAGCAGGTTTAAAGTTAAATATTCCTATAGTTTCTGCGGCAATGGATACAGTAACAGAAAAAGAGATGGCTATTGCATTAGCAAGATTAGGAGGTTTAGGGGTTATTCATAGAAACATGACAATTGAAGACCAAGTCCATCAAGTTCAAACAGTTAAAAAAGCTGATGAAGTAGTTATTAAAGATGTCATTACCGTATCTCCAGAAGATACTGTTGGAGAGGCAATAAATGTAATGGAAACATACTCAATTAGTGGTTTGCCAGTTGTTGATAATGAAGATAAATTAGTCGGAATTATAACACATAGAGACGTTAAAGCCATTGAAGATAAATCTAAGAAAGTTAAAGATGTAATGACCAAAAATGTTGTTTGTGCTAAAGAAAATATTGGAGAAGAGGAAGCTTTAGAGTTGATGTATGCAAATAGGGTTGAGAGATTACCTATAGTCGATGATGAAAATAGATTAATTGGTATTATAACATTAAGAGATATTTTAAAGAGGAGAAAGTATCCACAAGCTGCAAGAGATAAAAAAGGTAGATTATTGGTTGCAGCAGCATGTGGGCCACATGATTTTGAAAGGGCTAAAGCATTGATTGAGGCAGAGGTTGATGCTATTGCTATTGATTGTGCTCACGCCCACAACATGAGAGTTGTTGAAAATGTAAAGAAATTTAAAGAGATGTTAGAAGGGACTGACATAAAATTAATTGTTGGAAACATAGCTACTAAAGAAGCGGCAGAGGATTTAATTAAAGCAGGAGCAGATGTTCTAAAGGTTGGAATAGGGCCAGGAAGTATTTGTACTACAAGGGTTGTTGCAGGGGTTGGAGTTCCTCAATTAACAGCCGTTGCTGAAGTGGCAGATGTTGCAAAAGAACATGGAGTTCCTGTTATAGCAGATGGAGGGATAAGATACAGTGGAGATATTGCTAAGGCAATAGCGGCTGGAGCAGATGCAGTTATGCTCGGTTCTCTATTAGCTGGAACTGATGAAGCTCCTGGGAAGCTAATGGTTATTAATGGAAGGAAGTATAAGCAGTATAGGGGAATGGGTTCATTGGGAGCAATGACAGGAGGAGTTGGAGCTGGAGCTGACAGATACTTCCAGTCATCATCAAAAAGTCACATGAAACATGTAAAATTAGTTCCTGAAGGGGTTGAAGGAGCTGTTCCTTATAAAGGGGCAGTTAGTGAAGTCATATTCCAGTTAATTGGTGGTTTAAGAGCTTCAATGGGATACTGCGGAGCTAAAAATCTAAAAGAAATGCAAGAAAAGGCAAGATTTGTAATTATAACACCAAGTGGACAAGTTGAAAGCCATCCACACGATATTATTATAACTAACGAAGCCCCTAATTACCCACTAGGTAAGTAA
- a CDS encoding CheF family chemotaxis protein: MTNEPSEIARFSGKGVLITPKTLEKPLLRWEKLEIILYKDKIVFEFLDKKIEAKIEDIEDVGDELPKKVIDGAKCLLEDITFHSSIVIKSKEFGSIMIGFAPETSLYGKTPVDNFLRKLFCLLLNNKEVKILYDVKEENYENKTWENGHLKFIKERIKEEFVVKIEYKLVVEVLKNKEAKIYDIFSNIRDVEIEEKDVNGEIKLVLKIQQKKNGKSIISYLYTENRKVRLFLLRYMLLLLDCKYVGILRYLQETVE, from the coding sequence ATGACAAATGAACCCTCAGAAATTGCAAGATTTTCTGGTAAAGGTGTATTGATTACTCCAAAAACTTTAGAGAAACCATTATTAAGATGGGAAAAATTAGAAATAATACTATATAAAGACAAAATCGTATTTGAATTTTTAGATAAAAAAATTGAAGCAAAAATAGAAGATATTGAAGATGTGGGGGATGAGTTGCCAAAAAAGGTTATTGATGGTGCTAAATGTTTATTGGAAGACATTACTTTCCATTCATCAATAGTCATTAAATCCAAAGAATTTGGCAGTATAATGATAGGTTTTGCCCCAGAAACATCACTATATGGAAAGACTCCAGTGGACAATTTTTTAAGGAAACTGTTTTGTCTATTATTAAATAACAAAGAGGTTAAAATATTGTATGATGTTAAAGAGGAAAATTATGAGAATAAAACTTGGGAAAATGGGCATTTAAAATTTATTAAAGAGCGTATTAAAGAGGAATTTGTAGTAAAGATTGAGTATAAATTAGTAGTTGAAGTTTTGAAAAATAAAGAGGCAAAAATATATGATATATTTAGCAATATAAGGGATGTAGAAATAGAAGAAAAAGATGTTAATGGGGAAATAAAACTAGTATTAAAAATACAGCAAAAAAAGAATGGAAAGAGTATAATATCGTATTTATATACTGAAAATAGAAAGGTGAGGTTGTTTTTATTAAGATATATGTTACTATTATTAGATTGCAAATATGTTGGAATTTTACGGTATCTTCAAGAAACGGTGGAATAG
- a CDS encoding 2,3-bisphosphoglycerate-independent phosphoglycerate mutase, with protein MKGKCVIFIIDGLGDRPNEKGLTPLKEAKIPTMDRIAKEGICGLMNAIDIGVRPGSDTAHLAILGYNPYEVYTGRGPLEAFGVGLDLKEGDVAFRCNFATVDENFVVLDRRAGRISPEEAKELEKEIDGLEIDGVKVIFKSSKGYRGALVLRGEGLSCRVSDGDPHEEGVKVSEIKPLDNSEEAKRTAEILNKLLRIVYEKLNNHPINEERRKKGLPPANIILPRGAGVVPKIEKFSEKYNMRGACICGTGLIKGMAKMIGLDVIEVEGATGTPKTNFMGKAKALIEALKEYDFVLVNVKGADEASHDGKYELKKEVLEKIDEMLSYVFEHINKDEVYFVLTGDHSTPIEMKDHSADPVPIVIWGKSIRVDDVTEFNEFACAKGALHWIKGEHIMKILLDLTGRNEKFGA; from the coding sequence ATGAAAGGAAAGTGTGTTATATTTATTATAGATGGGTTGGGAGATAGGCCAAATGAGAAAGGCTTAACACCTTTAAAAGAGGCAAAGATACCAACAATGGATAGAATTGCTAAAGAGGGAATTTGTGGATTAATGAATGCCATAGATATTGGTGTAAGACCAGGAAGTGACACAGCTCACTTAGCTATTTTGGGCTACAATCCTTATGAAGTTTATACTGGTAGAGGTCCTTTAGAGGCATTTGGTGTTGGTTTGGATTTGAAAGAAGGGGATGTGGCGTTTAGATGTAATTTTGCTACTGTTGATGAGAACTTTGTTGTTTTAGATAGAAGGGCTGGAAGAATAAGTCCAGAAGAAGCTAAAGAATTAGAGAAAGAGATTGATGGTTTAGAGATTGATGGGGTTAAAGTTATTTTTAAATCTTCAAAAGGATACAGAGGAGCTTTAGTTTTGAGAGGGGAAGGTTTATCATGCAGAGTAAGTGATGGAGACCCGCATGAAGAGGGAGTTAAAGTTAGTGAGATAAAACCTTTAGATAATTCAGAAGAAGCAAAAAGAACTGCTGAAATTTTAAATAAATTATTAAGAATTGTTTATGAGAAATTAAACAACCACCCAATAAATGAAGAAAGAAGAAAGAAAGGGTTGCCGCCTGCTAACATAATATTGCCAAGAGGAGCTGGAGTTGTTCCAAAGATAGAGAAGTTCTCTGAAAAATACAACATGAGAGGAGCTTGCATCTGTGGAACTGGACTAATAAAAGGAATGGCTAAAATGATTGGTTTAGATGTTATAGAGGTCGAAGGAGCTACAGGAACACCAAAAACAAACTTTATGGGTAAGGCAAAGGCATTGATTGAGGCATTAAAAGAATATGATTTCGTGTTAGTGAATGTTAAAGGAGCTGATGAAGCAAGCCATGATGGTAAATATGAACTTAAAAAAGAAGTTTTAGAGAAGATAGATGAAATGCTTTCTTACGTATTTGAGCATATTAACAAAGATGAAGTTTATTTTGTATTAACTGGAGACCACTCAACACCAATAGAAATGAAAGACCACTCAGCAGACCCAGTTCCAATAGTCATTTGGGGGAAGAGTATTAGAGTTGATGATGTTACAGAATTTAATGAATTTGCATGCGCTAAAGGAGCTTTACACTGGATTAAAGGAGAACATATAATGAAAATTTTATTAGATTTAACTGGAAGAAATGAGAAGTTTGGTGCTTAA
- a CDS encoding RNA-guided endonuclease InsQ/TnpB family protein codes for MKLSLKMKIKPLRTNKMFMLEKTLIDFKNAVNDWIDISWNDGKITDRKLHSYGYKELREKYPNLYSNSLQDAMNWAIQILRSSIKLNPNKKPIFNTLMVSYKSVDYKYENEGLIIPLCGKRVFIPLYIPKKYKKYLQNGTFGRLVIKKEGNDYYAYLSIKVEEKEPYKPTLWFGVDLGVYNLVVVADSKGREILRFDGEIVKEYKKKLEKYRARIQSRQKRNFNKYTKVGNKISNYSKYINHVISKEIVKKAKQYNAGIVLEKLKGLKKSKLNKSKPKNIRKALHIWSYADLIKKIKYKAKLEGVPVVEISPRNTSKTCSRCGYVNRRLKNERIFVCPKCGLEIDRDLNASINIAKKVASKQA; via the coding sequence ATGAAATTATCATTAAAAATGAAAATAAAGCCATTAAGGACAAACAAAATGTTTATGTTAGAAAAAACACTAATTGATTTCAAAAATGCCGTAAATGATTGGATTGATATATCCTGGAATGATGGAAAAATCACAGACAGAAAGCTCCACTCTTACGGATATAAAGAATTAAGGGAAAAGTATCCCAACTTATATTCCAACTCTCTTCAAGATGCTATGAATTGGGCTATACAGATATTAAGAAGTTCTATAAAACTAAATCCCAATAAAAAACCAATATTTAACACTTTAATGGTTTCTTACAAATCAGTTGATTATAAATATGAAAATGAGGGTTTAATCATCCCATTGTGTGGAAAGAGAGTTTTTATCCCACTATATATTCCAAAGAAATACAAAAAATATTTACAAAATGGGACGTTTGGAAGGTTGGTTATTAAAAAAGAAGGTAATGATTACTATGCTTATTTGTCTATAAAAGTTGAAGAAAAAGAGCCGTATAAACCAACTCTATGGTTTGGTGTTGATTTGGGTGTTTATAATTTGGTTGTCGTTGCAGATAGTAAGGGGAGGGAGATTTTAAGGTTTGATGGGGAAATAGTTAAAGAGTATAAGAAGAAATTAGAAAAGTATAGGGCAAGAATTCAAAGCAGACAGAAGAGGAACTTTAACAAATATACAAAAGTGGGCAATAAAATTAGCAATTATTCAAAATATATTAATCATGTAATTTCTAAGGAGATTGTTAAAAAAGCAAAGCAGTATAATGCCGGGATTGTATTAGAGAAGTTAAAGGGATTAAAAAAGAGTAAGCTTAATAAATCAAAACCAAAAAATATTAGGAAGGCATTACATATATGGAGTTATGCTGATTTGATTAAAAAGATAAAATACAAAGCAAAGTTAGAAGGGGTTCCAGTTGTTGAGATTTCTCCGAGAAATACTTCTAAAACCTGTAGTAGATGTGGTTATGTTAATAGGAGATTAAAAAATGAGAGAATATTTGTTTGTCCAAAATGCGGTTTAGAGATTGATAGGGATTTGAATGCTTCAATAAATATTGCTAAAAAAGTAGCTTCTAAACAAGCTTAA
- a CDS encoding glycoside hydrolase family 57 protein, translating to MLITFNFEVHQPHRLNKDINRRGNSLWEKYVDTKLNKEIFNKVANKCYIPANELILELIDEYDFKVNYSITGIFIEQALEFNDYVLDLFKDLVKTGNVELIAETYHHSLSSLFESEEEFIEDIEMHKKLYKDIFGFKAKVFRNTELIYNNRIAKIAKDLGFEAIFTEGIEKILGWRSPNYLYQSPDGMNILLRNYRLSDDIGFRFSARDWNQYPLTADKYATWLASTPGEVINIYMDYETFGEHHWKETGIFEFLRYLPIEIAKHEHLEVVNVSEVVERLEPRGEIYVHEFSTISWADTERDVSAWLGNKMQRISFEKLKDIGVFIKENENKLKKLGKFDEIYKMYKVLQTSDNFYYQCTKGFGDMDVHTYFSHFDSPFDAYANYLNILYDFEYHIKEVLNKLEINKDIDKNSKSKNNQNIIDNQKEKDTQNINEENSVKPDIIIANNDIEDTESIYNQDKKGDKDKNDKKHDAFGGFIIV from the coding sequence ATGTTAATAACATTCAATTTCGAAGTTCATCAACCACACAGATTAAATAAAGACATTAATAGGAGAGGAAATTCATTATGGGAAAAATATGTAGATACAAAATTAAATAAAGAAATTTTTAACAAAGTAGCTAATAAATGCTACATTCCTGCAAATGAGTTGATATTAGAGCTTATTGACGAATATGATTTTAAAGTAAATTATTCAATTACTGGAATTTTTATAGAGCAGGCTTTGGAGTTTAATGATTATGTGTTAGATTTATTCAAAGATTTGGTGAAAACAGGAAATGTTGAACTAATTGCTGAAACTTATCATCACTCATTATCAAGTTTATTTGAGAGTGAGGAAGAGTTTATTGAAGATATTGAGATGCATAAAAAGCTTTATAAAGATATATTTGGCTTTAAAGCTAAGGTATTTAGAAATACTGAGCTAATATACAACAATAGAATTGCAAAGATAGCAAAAGATTTAGGGTTTGAGGCAATATTTACAGAAGGGATAGAAAAAATTTTAGGTTGGAGAAGTCCAAATTATCTCTACCAATCACCAGATGGTATGAATATTTTGCTGAGAAATTATAGATTAAGTGATGATATCGGCTTTAGGTTTTCAGCAAGAGATTGGAACCAATATCCATTAACAGCTGATAAATATGCTACGTGGCTGGCTTCAACACCAGGGGAGGTTATAAACATCTATATGGACTATGAGACATTTGGAGAGCATCACTGGAAAGAAACAGGAATATTTGAATTTTTAAGATATTTGCCTATAGAGATAGCTAAACATGAGCATTTAGAGGTTGTTAATGTCAGTGAGGTTGTTGAGAGATTGGAGCCGAGAGGAGAAATTTATGTGCATGAATTCTCTACAATATCATGGGCAGATACTGAGAGAGATGTAAGTGCATGGTTAGGAAATAAGATGCAGAGAATATCATTTGAAAAATTAAAGGATATTGGAGTATTTATAAAAGAAAATGAAAATAAATTAAAGAAATTAGGAAAATTTGATGAAATTTATAAGATGTATAAAGTTTTACAAACAAGTGACAACTTTTATTATCAATGCACTAAAGGTTTTGGAGACATGGATGTTCATACTTATTTTAGTCACTTTGATTCACCCTTTGACGCGTATGCAAATTATTTGAACATTTTATATGATTTTGAATACCATATAAAAGAAGTATTAAATAAATTGGAAATTAACAAAGATATCGACAAAAATTCTAAATCAAAAAATAATCAAAACATTATAGACAATCAGAAAGAAAAAGATACACAAAATATAAATGAAGAAAATTCTGTAAAACCAGATATCATAATAGCAAACAATGATATAGAGGATACAGAAAGTATTTATAACCAAGATAAAAAAGGAGATAAAGATAAAAATGATAAAAAACATGATGCATTTGGAGGATTTATAATTGTCTGA